A window from Mycolicibacterium tokaiense encodes these proteins:
- a CDS encoding ribonuclease HII translates to MPAAWPPRTVIRKSSGLRTLESALYRSGLGPVAGVDEVGRGACAGPLVVAACVLGPNRLTSLARLDDSKKLNEKERERLFPLIKRYALAYHVVFISSTEVDRRGVHVANIEGMRRAVAGLSMRPGYVLSDGFRVPGLPMPSLPVISGDAAAACIAAASVLAKVSRDRLMVAMEREHPGYGFAVHKGYSTAAHTEALARLGASVQHRHSFINVRRVAGVQVVEMTGDADPALEQRSELG, encoded by the coding sequence GTGCCTGCTGCCTGGCCGCCGCGCACCGTGATCCGCAAATCGTCGGGTCTGCGCACACTGGAGTCCGCGTTGTACCGCAGCGGCCTCGGGCCGGTGGCCGGCGTGGACGAGGTGGGCCGCGGCGCCTGCGCGGGTCCGCTGGTGGTGGCCGCCTGCGTGCTGGGGCCTAACCGGTTGACCAGCCTGGCCCGCCTCGACGATTCCAAAAAGCTCAACGAAAAGGAGCGGGAGCGACTGTTCCCGCTGATCAAGCGGTACGCGCTGGCCTATCACGTGGTGTTCATCAGTTCCACGGAGGTGGACCGCCGCGGGGTGCACGTCGCCAACATCGAAGGGATGCGCCGCGCGGTCGCCGGACTGTCGATGCGCCCGGGCTATGTGCTCTCCGACGGCTTCCGGGTGCCCGGGTTGCCGATGCCGTCGCTGCCGGTGATCTCCGGTGACGCTGCTGCCGCCTGCATCGCAGCCGCGAGTGTGCTGGCCAAGGTGAGCCGGGACCGGCTGATGGTGGCGATGGAACGTGAGCATCCCGGCTACGGTTTCGCCGTCCACAAGGGCTACAGCACCGCCGCGCACACCGAGGCGTTGGCGCGGCTGGGTGCGTCGGTGCAACACCGGCATTCGTTCATCAACGTGCGACGCGTCGCCGGTGTGCAGGTGGTCGAGATGACCGGCGACGCCGATCCTGCGCTGGAGCAGCGCAGTGAACTCGGGTAG
- a CDS encoding DUF2469 domain-containing protein — translation MSAEDLEKYETEMELSLYREYKDIVGQFSYVVETERRFYLANSVELIPRNSDGEVYFELRLADAWVWDMYRPARFVKQVRVITFKDVNIEEVEKPELRLPE, via the coding sequence ATGAGCGCTGAGGATCTCGAGAAGTACGAAACCGAGATGGAGCTCTCGCTGTACCGCGAATACAAGGACATCGTGGGGCAGTTCAGCTACGTCGTGGAGACCGAGCGGCGGTTCTACCTGGCCAACAGTGTCGAATTGATCCCGCGGAACTCCGACGGCGAGGTGTACTTCGAGCTGCGGTTGGCCGACGCCTGGGTGTGGGACATGTACCGCCCGGCCCGGTTCGTCAAGCAGGTCCGGGTCATCACGTTCAAGGACGTGAACATCGAAGAGGTCGAGAAGCCGGAGCTGCGGCTGCCGGAGTAG
- a CDS encoding YraN family protein: MTGWDAWTRAQLGAFGEQCAVDHLVAAGLVILSRNWRCRYGELDIVAADPVSNTVVFVEVKTRSGDGFGGVAEAVTATKVRRLRRLAALWLAAQDRHWAGVRIDVIGVRVGRCREPELSYVMGVG, encoded by the coding sequence ATGACTGGTTGGGATGCGTGGACGCGGGCGCAGTTGGGTGCCTTCGGTGAGCAGTGTGCGGTGGATCATCTGGTGGCCGCGGGGCTGGTGATCCTGAGCCGCAACTGGCGGTGCCGCTACGGCGAGCTGGACATCGTGGCCGCCGACCCGGTGTCCAACACCGTGGTCTTCGTCGAGGTGAAGACCCGATCGGGGGACGGTTTCGGCGGAGTGGCCGAGGCGGTGACGGCCACCAAGGTGCGCCGCTTGCGACGCCTGGCGGCGCTGTGGCTGGCCGCGCAGGACCGGCACTGGGCCGGGGTGCGCATCGATGTCATCGGGGTGCGCGTGGGCCGCTGCCGCGAGCCCGAGCTCTCCTACGTCATGGGAGTTGGCTGA
- a CDS encoding YifB family Mg chelatase-like AAA ATPase: MALGRAFSMAVRGVAGETVEIEADINGGLPGVHLVGLPDAVLQESRDRVRSAITNSGATWPMARLTLALSPATLPKMGSVYDVALAAAVMSAEGGKSWYRLEKTVLLGELALDGRVRPVRGVLPALLAAQRQGWATAVVPVGNLGEASLVDGIEVLGVGTLNELRAWLDGGALAGRIQVVAPAPEPTADLADVLGQAQARFAIEVAAAGAHHVMMTGPPGVGKTMLAQRLPGLLPALTEEESLEVTAIHSVAGVLSDATPLVTRAPFVAPHPTSSVAAMVGGGSGMARPGAISRAHRGVLFLDECAEIGTSVLEALRTPLEAGEVHLARRDGVAHYPARFQLVLAANPCPCAPPDPRDCICPAAVKRRYLGKLSGPLMDRVDLKVELQPVRTTAFAAETGEPTEAVRQRVSAARDAAAARWRRHGIRTNAEVSGPLLRLEYRLHADTMRPLSAAMGRGLISIRGVDRCLRVAWTLADLAGRGQPNADDVAMALSFRQSGAGR, encoded by the coding sequence ATGGCGCTGGGGCGGGCGTTCTCGATGGCGGTGCGCGGGGTGGCCGGGGAGACCGTCGAGATCGAGGCCGACATCAACGGCGGATTGCCGGGAGTGCATCTGGTCGGGCTGCCGGATGCGGTGTTGCAGGAATCGCGGGACCGGGTGCGCTCGGCGATCACCAACAGCGGCGCCACCTGGCCGATGGCGCGGTTGACCTTGGCGCTGTCGCCGGCGACGTTGCCGAAGATGGGCTCGGTCTACGACGTGGCGCTGGCGGCGGCGGTGATGTCAGCCGAAGGCGGCAAGTCCTGGTATCGACTCGAAAAGACAGTGCTGCTGGGCGAATTGGCTCTCGACGGCCGGGTGCGGCCGGTGCGTGGTGTGTTGCCCGCGTTGTTGGCGGCGCAGCGCCAGGGCTGGGCCACGGCGGTGGTGCCGGTCGGCAACCTGGGCGAGGCCAGCCTGGTCGACGGGATCGAGGTGCTGGGCGTGGGCACGTTGAACGAGTTGCGGGCGTGGCTCGACGGCGGTGCGCTGGCCGGTCGGATACAGGTGGTGGCGCCGGCGCCGGAGCCGACGGCGGATCTGGCCGATGTCCTGGGGCAGGCGCAGGCGCGGTTCGCCATCGAAGTGGCGGCCGCCGGGGCGCATCACGTGATGATGACCGGCCCGCCCGGGGTGGGCAAAACGATGTTGGCGCAGCGCCTTCCAGGGCTGTTGCCGGCACTGACCGAAGAAGAATCCCTGGAGGTCACCGCCATCCATTCGGTGGCCGGGGTGCTTTCGGATGCCACGCCGCTGGTCACCCGGGCCCCGTTTGTGGCGCCCCATCCCACCTCGAGTGTGGCAGCGATGGTGGGCGGCGGATCCGGGATGGCGCGCCCCGGCGCCATCAGCCGGGCCCACCGCGGTGTGCTGTTCCTCGACGAATGCGCCGAGATCGGCACCTCGGTGCTGGAGGCGCTGCGGACCCCACTGGAGGCCGGCGAGGTCCATCTGGCGCGCCGCGACGGGGTGGCCCACTACCCGGCGCGCTTCCAGTTGGTGCTGGCGGCCAACCCGTGTCCGTGTGCACCACCGGATCCGCGCGACTGCATCTGCCCGGCCGCGGTGAAACGGCGCTACCTCGGCAAGCTGTCCGGCCCGCTGATGGACCGCGTCGATCTGAAGGTCGAGCTGCAGCCGGTGCGGACCACGGCCTTCGCCGCCGAGACAGGTGAGCCCACCGAGGCGGTGCGGCAACGTGTTTCGGCGGCCCGCGATGCCGCGGCAGCGCGGTGGAGGCGGCACGGCATCCGCACCAATGCCGAGGTGAGCGGACCGCTGCTGCGACTGGAGTACCGGCTGCACGCCGACACCATGCGGCCGCTCAGTGCCGCGATGGGCCGTGGTCTGATCAGCATCCGCGGCGTCGACCGTTGCCTGCGGGTCGCGTGGACGCTGGCCGATCTGGCCGGCCGTGGGCAACCGAACGCCGACGACGTGGCGATGGCGCTGAGTTTTCGGCAGTCGGGGGCGGGACGGTGA
- the dprA gene encoding DNA-processing protein DprA translates to MIRQERLAWAYLSRVAEPPCPPLAELVHAVGVVEAADRVRRGAVPPEVLSRVEARQEMDCAAEDLEILDRRGGRLITPDDDEWPDFAMLAFTTERPGTTRRAEDHPPLVLWAVGPATAAQVAYRAVAVVGTRACTTYGEQVAADLTAGLVERDVAVVSGGAYGIDGAAHRAALACEGVTVAVLAGGVDVPYPAGHSALLHRVATHGLMLSEYPPGVRPARYRFLTRNRLVAGLSGATVVVEAGLRSGAANTAAWARTLGRTVCVVPGPVTSAASAGCHQLLRSNPAAVLVTRADEIVEEMGRMGELAEEPEHPATALDALTPVQQRVYEALPGRGARTLEEVAAGAGVAVPQVMGQLALLELEGLVRRDDGRWRLA, encoded by the coding sequence GTGATCCGGCAGGAGCGGCTGGCATGGGCGTATCTGTCCCGGGTCGCCGAGCCACCGTGCCCGCCGCTGGCCGAACTGGTTCATGCCGTGGGTGTCGTGGAGGCCGCCGACCGGGTGCGCCGCGGTGCGGTACCACCCGAGGTGCTCAGCAGGGTGGAGGCCAGGCAAGAGATGGACTGTGCCGCAGAGGATCTCGAGATTCTGGACCGCCGCGGCGGGCGGTTGATCACCCCGGATGATGACGAATGGCCCGATTTCGCCATGCTCGCATTCACGACCGAGCGGCCCGGCACCACCCGTCGGGCCGAGGATCATCCGCCCCTGGTGCTGTGGGCGGTCGGCCCGGCGACAGCGGCCCAGGTGGCCTACCGCGCGGTCGCCGTCGTGGGCACCCGGGCCTGCACCACTTATGGCGAACAGGTCGCCGCGGACCTGACGGCGGGCCTGGTGGAACGTGACGTGGCCGTGGTCTCCGGTGGTGCGTACGGCATCGACGGCGCTGCGCACCGGGCTGCGCTGGCGTGTGAGGGGGTGACGGTGGCGGTGCTGGCCGGCGGCGTCGACGTGCCCTACCCCGCCGGGCATTCGGCGCTGCTGCACCGGGTGGCCACCCACGGACTCATGCTCAGCGAGTATCCCCCCGGGGTGCGGCCGGCGCGCTACCGCTTCCTGACCCGAAACCGGTTGGTAGCGGGGCTCTCCGGAGCCACGGTGGTGGTGGAGGCGGGACTGCGTAGCGGGGCCGCCAACACCGCGGCCTGGGCCCGGACGCTGGGCCGCACCGTCTGTGTGGTGCCCGGGCCGGTCACCTCGGCGGCGTCGGCGGGCTGTCATCAGCTGCTGCGCAGCAACCCCGCCGCCGTGCTGGTGACCCGAGCGGACGAGATCGTCGAGGAGATGGGCCGGATGGGTGAACTGGCCGAGGAGCCCGAGCACCCCGCCACCGCCCTGGACGCGCTGACCCCGGTGCAGCAGCGGGTGTACGAGGCGCTGCCGGGGCGCGGGGCGCGCACCCTGGAGGAAGTGGCCGCCGGCGCCGGAGTGGCGGTGCCCCAGGTGATGGGCCAGCTGGCCTTGCTGGAACTCGAGGGCCTGGTGCGGCGCGACGACGGGAGGTGGCGGCTGGCCTGA
- a CDS encoding cytochrome b yields MRLRNGPHGYGLATLVLHWLTVAALIAQFGVGLTMEADDAAFDREDARIDQLEDLGEEAAEQGGEAGEEAFEAYIDRLDDELDAREDGYVGAALSDLARGDGLRDGISLPEAHVLLGVTLLALGLVRVVWRRTTPLPPWAPYLSMRERTVESAAEKLLLASLFVVPLTGLLLVWVGTDWLWLHIAAQLVFLAGLAVHVGLVMRHTVFRRDGQLRRMLAGERPA; encoded by the coding sequence ATGCGTCTGCGCAATGGTCCGCACGGGTACGGGCTCGCCACCTTAGTGCTGCACTGGCTCACCGTTGCCGCGCTGATCGCCCAGTTTGGCGTCGGCCTCACCATGGAAGCCGACGACGCCGCGTTCGACCGCGAAGATGCCCGGATCGACCAGCTCGAAGACCTCGGCGAGGAGGCGGCCGAGCAGGGCGGCGAGGCCGGCGAGGAAGCGTTCGAGGCCTACATCGACAGGCTCGACGACGAACTGGACGCCCGCGAAGACGGGTACGTGGGGGCGGCGCTGAGCGATCTGGCCCGCGGTGACGGGCTGCGCGACGGGATTTCCCTGCCCGAGGCACATGTGTTGCTGGGAGTGACCCTGCTGGCACTGGGTCTGGTGCGGGTGGTGTGGCGGCGCACCACCCCGCTGCCGCCGTGGGCGCCGTACCTCTCGATGCGTGAACGTACGGTGGAGTCTGCGGCCGAGAAGCTGCTGCTTGCTTCGCTGTTCGTGGTGCCGCTGACCGGCCTGCTACTGGTTTGGGTGGGGACGGACTGGCTGTGGCTGCACATTGCTGCGCAACTGGTGTTCCTGGCGGGCCTGGCAGTCCACGTCGGGCTGGTGATGCGCCACACGGTGTTTCGCCGCGACGGTCAGCTGCGCCGCATGCTCGCAGGGGAGCGCCCCGCCTGA
- a CDS encoding siderophore-interacting protein, whose protein sequence is MAGRPLHAFEVIRTEQLAPHMVRVVLGGDGFATFTPSEFTDSYVKIAFIPSAVDVASLKTPLTMDSFKKLPAVDQPTLRTYTVRNVDVQAREIAIDFVTHGEHGVAGAWAGKARPGEPVYLMGPSGAYAPDPGADWHLLAGDESAIPAISTAVAALPADAVGQVFIEIAGPEHEVPIEAPEGVRVHWIYRGGRADLVPEDTAGDHAPLIDAVKNAPWLPGQVQVFIHGEAQAVMHNLRPYVRKDRGVDAKWASISGYWRRGRTEETFRQWKAELAKAEGNG, encoded by the coding sequence GTGGCGGGCCGACCACTACACGCGTTCGAAGTGATCCGCACCGAGCAGCTGGCACCGCACATGGTGCGGGTGGTACTCGGGGGTGACGGTTTCGCGACGTTCACCCCCAGCGAGTTCACCGACTCCTATGTCAAGATCGCCTTCATCCCCTCCGCGGTCGACGTCGCCTCGCTGAAAACACCGTTGACCATGGACAGCTTCAAGAAACTGCCCGCCGTCGACCAGCCGACTCTGCGCACGTACACGGTCCGCAACGTCGACGTACAGGCACGCGAGATCGCGATCGATTTCGTGACCCACGGTGAGCACGGCGTGGCCGGGGCGTGGGCGGGCAAGGCCCGGCCGGGGGAGCCGGTGTACCTGATGGGCCCCAGCGGCGCCTACGCGCCGGACCCGGGCGCCGACTGGCACCTGCTGGCCGGCGACGAGTCCGCCATCCCGGCGATCAGCACCGCCGTCGCCGCACTGCCCGCCGACGCGGTGGGACAGGTGTTCATCGAGATCGCCGGGCCCGAGCACGAGGTGCCGATCGAGGCACCCGAGGGGGTCCGGGTGCACTGGATCTACCGCGGCGGCCGCGCCGACCTGGTGCCCGAAGACACCGCCGGAGACCATGCCCCGCTGATCGATGCCGTGAAGAACGCGCCGTGGCTGCCAGGCCAGGTGCAGGTGTTCATCCATGGCGAAGCGCAGGCCGTGATGCACAACCTGCGGCCCTACGTCCGCAAGGACCGTGGCGTCGACGCCAAGTGGGCGTCGATTTCCGGGTACTGGCGCCGCGGCCGCACCGAGGAGACGTTCCGGCAGTGGAAGGCCGAGCTGGCCAAAGCCGAGGGAAACGGCTAG
- a CDS encoding tyrosine recombinase XerC — MQSFDVEPVLDEFAEYLALERGRSPHTRRAYLGDLRSLFEFAAQRHPSAGLTALTLPVLRAWLAAQAAAGAARTTLARRTSAIKTFTAWAVRRGLLDTDPAARLQMPKARRTLPSVLRQDQALAAMAAAEVGAREGDPLALRDRLIVELLYATGIRVSELCGLDIDDVDLPRRLLRVLGKGDKQRTAPFGEPAEDALRAWLADGRPALVNGNSGPALLLGARGGRLDARQARTVVHQTMSAVSGAPDLGPHGLRHSAATHLLEGGADLRVVQELLGHSTLATTQLYTHVTVARLRAVHDQAHPRA; from the coding sequence GTGCAGTCCTTCGATGTCGAGCCCGTACTCGACGAGTTCGCCGAGTACCTGGCGCTCGAGCGTGGCCGATCGCCGCACACCCGGCGGGCCTACCTCGGCGATCTGAGGTCGCTGTTCGAGTTCGCCGCGCAGCGTCACCCGTCCGCGGGTCTGACGGCGCTGACGCTGCCGGTGTTGCGTGCCTGGCTGGCTGCCCAAGCCGCGGCAGGTGCGGCGCGGACCACGCTGGCCCGCCGCACCTCGGCGATCAAGACCTTCACCGCGTGGGCGGTGCGCCGCGGGCTGCTCGACACCGATCCCGCCGCCCGGCTGCAGATGCCCAAGGCGCGCCGGACCCTGCCTTCGGTGCTGCGCCAGGATCAGGCGCTGGCCGCGATGGCTGCGGCCGAAGTCGGTGCCCGCGAAGGGGATCCGCTGGCGCTGCGGGACCGGCTGATCGTCGAGCTGCTGTACGCCACCGGCATCCGGGTCAGCGAACTCTGCGGGCTGGACATCGACGATGTGGACCTGCCCCGCCGGTTGCTGCGGGTGCTCGGCAAGGGCGACAAGCAGCGCACGGCCCCGTTCGGTGAGCCGGCCGAGGACGCCCTGCGGGCCTGGCTGGCCGACGGCCGCCCGGCCCTGGTCAACGGCAATTCCGGCCCGGCGTTGCTGCTGGGAGCCCGGGGTGGGCGCCTCGACGCCCGGCAGGCCCGCACCGTCGTACACCAGACCATGAGCGCGGTCTCGGGTGCGCCCGATCTGGGCCCGCACGGTCTGCGGCACAGTGCCGCCACCCACCTGCTCGAGGGCGGGGCCGACCTGCGGGTGGTGCAGGAACTGCTGGGGCATTCCACCTTGGCGACCACGCAGCTCTACACCCATGTGACCGTCGCGCGGCTGCGTGCCGTGCACGACCAGGCACACCCCCGAGCGTAG
- a CDS encoding alpha/beta fold hydrolase, which yields MLLLHGAGVDSAELSWGALGSELAAAGHRVLAPDHPGYGASAPGPTTQQGLVDYVGRFVDALDLGAHVVAGLSLGGGLAIGHGLARPAAVRGAVLLGSYGLMPRLSDGPFSVVRQVCTWALVRTGLLAVLSQAMVHSNAALDASLAALIRDPAKRTPELLAQVRAAARAGHGLDTFARWQRSEVRWDRLASDYRDRLPGFRPPALIVHGDRDSSVPIARAVAAQAQIPGARLRIVTGAGHWVQRDQPGAVLAAMREFMASV from the coding sequence GTGCTGTTGCTGCACGGTGCGGGCGTCGACAGTGCCGAACTGTCCTGGGGCGCACTGGGGTCCGAGTTGGCCGCGGCCGGCCACCGGGTGCTGGCGCCCGACCATCCCGGCTACGGAGCGAGTGCGCCCGGGCCGACGACGCAGCAGGGCCTGGTTGATTACGTCGGCCGGTTCGTCGACGCGCTGGACCTGGGCGCGCATGTCGTAGCCGGGCTGTCGCTGGGTGGCGGACTGGCCATCGGACACGGCCTGGCCCGCCCCGCCGCGGTACGCGGGGCTGTCCTGCTGGGTAGCTACGGGCTGATGCCCCGTCTGAGTGACGGCCCGTTCTCGGTGGTCCGTCAGGTGTGTACCTGGGCGCTGGTCCGCACCGGGTTGCTCGCCGTGTTGTCGCAGGCGATGGTGCACAGCAACGCTGCCCTGGATGCCAGCCTGGCCGCACTGATCCGGGACCCCGCCAAGCGCACCCCGGAACTGTTGGCACAGGTACGCGCTGCAGCGCGCGCCGGCCACGGCCTGGACACCTTCGCGCGGTGGCAGCGTTCAGAGGTCCGTTGGGACCGGTTGGCCTCCGACTACCGCGACCGGCTCCCGGGCTTTCGGCCACCGGCCCTGATCGTGCACGGCGACCGGGATTCCTCGGTGCCCATCGCCCGTGCCGTCGCCGCGCAGGCGCAGATCCCCGGCGCGCGGCTGCGGATCGTCACCGGCGCGGGCCACTGGGTACAGCGCGACCAGCCGGGAGCTGTGCTGGCAGCGATGCGGGAGTTCATGGCATCGGTTTGA
- a CDS encoding murein hydrolase activator EnvC family protein — translation MRLVLVILAVVATLGTASAGAQTTRLQWPLRPTPAVLRGFDAPRPNWTPGHRGVDLAGADGQAVLAAAPARVVYAGTLAGSPLVSLEHPGGLRTTYQPVQPGVRAGQRVDGGTPIGTLVPGHAGCGAPACLHWGAMWGPSARADYIDPRDLLRSTRVRLKPMP, via the coding sequence ATGCGCCTTGTCCTGGTGATCCTCGCCGTCGTGGCCACCCTCGGCACCGCCTCGGCGGGCGCGCAGACCACCCGGCTGCAGTGGCCGCTGCGGCCCACCCCGGCGGTGCTGCGGGGCTTCGACGCACCCCGCCCGAATTGGACACCGGGGCACCGCGGCGTGGATCTGGCCGGCGCCGACGGGCAGGCGGTGCTGGCCGCGGCACCCGCGCGGGTGGTCTATGCCGGCACCCTGGCGGGCAGTCCGCTGGTCTCGCTGGAGCACCCGGGCGGCCTGCGGACGACGTATCAGCCGGTGCAGCCGGGGGTACGCGCAGGTCAGCGGGTGGATGGCGGCACCCCGATCGGCACCCTGGTGCCCGGGCATGCGGGCTGCGGAGCGCCGGCCTGCCTGCACTGGGGCGCAATGTGGGGGCCGTCGGCCCGGGCCGACTACATCGACCCGCGGGACCTGCTGAGGTCCACCCGGGTGCGCCTCAAACCGATGCCATGA
- the rpsB gene encoding 30S ribosomal protein S2, giving the protein MAVVTMKQLLDSGAHFGHQTRRWNPKMKRFIFTDRNGIYIIDLQQTLTYIDKAYEFVKETVAHGGTVLFVGTKKQAQESIADEATRVGMPYVNQRWLGGMLTNFSTVHKRLQRLKELEAMEQTGGFEGRTKKEILMLTREKNKLERSLGGIRDMAKVPSAMWVVDTNKEHLAVNEAIKLGIPVIAILDTNCDPDQVNYPIPGNDDAIRSAALLTKVVASAVAEGLQARAGGASADGKPEAAAGEPLAEWEQELLASATTGAEPAAETSTDAS; this is encoded by the coding sequence ATGGCTGTTGTAACCATGAAGCAGCTGCTCGACAGCGGCGCGCACTTCGGGCATCAGACCCGACGCTGGAACCCCAAGATGAAGCGGTTCATCTTCACCGACCGCAACGGCATCTACATCATCGACCTGCAGCAGACGCTGACCTACATCGACAAGGCGTACGAGTTCGTCAAGGAAACCGTCGCCCACGGTGGCACCGTCCTGTTCGTCGGCACCAAGAAGCAGGCGCAGGAGTCCATCGCCGATGAGGCCACCCGCGTCGGCATGCCGTATGTGAACCAGCGCTGGCTGGGCGGCATGCTCACCAACTTCTCCACCGTCCACAAGCGTCTGCAGCGTCTCAAGGAACTCGAGGCCATGGAGCAGACCGGCGGTTTCGAAGGTCGCACCAAGAAGGAAATCCTCATGCTCACGCGTGAGAAGAACAAGCTCGAGCGCAGCCTCGGCGGTATCCGCGACATGGCCAAGGTGCCCTCGGCCATGTGGGTGGTCGACACCAACAAGGAGCACCTGGCCGTCAACGAGGCGATCAAGCTGGGCATCCCGGTGATCGCCATCCTCGACACCAACTGCGACCCGGATCAGGTGAACTACCCGATTCCGGGTAACGACGACGCCATCCGTTCGGCCGCCCTGCTGACCAAGGTGGTGGCCTCCGCGGTCGCCGAGGGTCTGCAGGCCCGCGCCGGTGGCGCCAGCGCCGACGGCAAGCCCGAGGCTGCGGCCGGCGAGCCGCTGGCCGAGTGGGAGCAGGAGCTGCTGGCCTCTGCGACCACCGGTGCCGAGCCCGCTGCTGAAACCTCCACTGACGCTTCGTAA
- the tsf gene encoding translation elongation factor Ts — protein MANYTAADVKRLRDLTGAGMLDSKNALVEAEGDFDKAVELLRIKGAKDVGKRAERATAEGLVAAKGGALIELNAETDFVAKNAEFQALADKILEVAVESKAADVDALKGAKIGDSTVEQAVADLSAKIGEKLELRRSVFFDGTVETYLHKRAADLPPAVGVLVEYTGSDAGAAHAVALQIAALKAKYLTRDEVPADIVANERRIAEETAKSEGKPEQALPKIVEGRLTGFFKDVVLLDQPSVSDSKKSVKALLDDAGVTVTRFVRFEVGQQ, from the coding sequence ATGGCTAACTACACCGCTGCCGACGTCAAGCGCCTGCGGGACTTGACCGGTGCCGGGATGCTCGACTCCAAGAACGCTCTCGTCGAGGCCGAAGGCGACTTCGACAAGGCCGTCGAGCTGCTGCGGATCAAGGGCGCCAAGGACGTCGGCAAGCGCGCTGAGCGCGCCACCGCCGAAGGTCTGGTGGCGGCCAAGGGCGGCGCGCTGATCGAGCTGAACGCCGAGACCGACTTCGTGGCCAAGAACGCCGAGTTCCAGGCGCTCGCGGACAAGATCCTCGAGGTCGCCGTGGAGTCCAAGGCTGCCGACGTCGACGCCCTCAAGGGCGCCAAGATCGGTGACAGCACTGTCGAGCAGGCCGTCGCCGACCTGTCGGCCAAGATCGGTGAGAAGCTCGAACTGCGCCGCTCGGTGTTCTTCGACGGCACCGTCGAGACCTACCTGCACAAGCGGGCCGCGGACCTGCCGCCGGCGGTCGGCGTGCTCGTCGAGTACACCGGCTCCGATGCCGGCGCAGCGCACGCGGTGGCTCTGCAGATCGCCGCGCTGAAGGCCAAGTACCTGACGCGTGACGAGGTGCCTGCCGACATCGTGGCCAACGAGCGCCGCATCGCCGAGGAGACCGCCAAGTCCGAGGGCAAGCCGGAGCAGGCGCTGCCCAAGATCGTCGAAGGTCGCCTCACCGGGTTCTTCAAGGACGTCGTGCTGCTGGATCAGCCGTCGGTGTCCGACAGCAAGAAGTCGGTCAAGGCGCTGCTCGACGACGCCGGCGTGACCGTGACCCGCTTCGTGCGGTTCGAGGTCGGCCAGCAGTAG
- a CDS encoding sensor domain-containing protein has translation MRPSKVIGWSAALCACVISGCSTTVAGTPVAAGGTGTSFRDVTVNDLPDLLLKPGDFDEILGTTNMTISDTSERAVALDPGQTVTGDAGCLGAAFSAMADVYRGTGYVTALGQRVTQPDDSADYIAFQFVALYPGAGGAQRFVRESEVAWRACAGNPVSIKQSDTVTDTWTIGDTVTDNNVVSVLNYQEGGDGWACSRSLAARSNVVADVAVCGDDVDAGTSADIVAEIVGKIP, from the coding sequence GTGCGTCCCAGCAAGGTCATCGGATGGTCGGCGGCCCTGTGTGCGTGCGTGATCAGCGGCTGCAGCACCACCGTGGCCGGCACCCCCGTGGCGGCCGGCGGCACGGGCACGTCGTTTCGGGATGTGACCGTCAACGATCTGCCCGACCTTCTCCTCAAGCCGGGCGACTTCGACGAGATCCTGGGCACCACGAACATGACCATCAGCGACACCTCCGAGCGCGCGGTGGCCCTGGACCCGGGGCAGACGGTCACCGGCGACGCCGGCTGCCTGGGCGCGGCGTTCTCGGCGATGGCCGATGTGTATCGCGGGACGGGATACGTCACGGCGCTCGGCCAGCGCGTCACGCAACCGGACGACAGCGCCGACTACATCGCGTTCCAGTTCGTTGCGCTCTACCCGGGAGCCGGCGGGGCGCAGCGCTTCGTCCGCGAATCCGAGGTCGCCTGGCGGGCCTGCGCGGGCAACCCGGTGAGCATCAAACAATCCGACACGGTCACCGACACCTGGACGATCGGCGACACCGTCACCGACAACAACGTCGTCTCGGTACTGAACTACCAGGAGGGCGGCGATGGCTGGGCCTGCTCACGCTCGCTGGCCGCCCGGTCCAATGTGGTCGCGGACGTGGCGGTGTGCGGCGATGACGTCGACGCGGGCACCAGCGCGGACATCGTGGCCGAGATCGTCGGCAAGATCCCCTGA